The following nucleotide sequence is from Perca flavescens isolate YP-PL-M2 chromosome 20, PFLA_1.0, whole genome shotgun sequence.
TGCTTTGATTTACTGTACATTTCGTCTTTGTCCACTAACTCATAGTTGCATTGTGTAAACAAAGTAAAGTAGAGTTTCTTACCGACTATGAGTATAAGCACTCCTCCCAGGATGGTGCGTTTGTTCTTGGAGCCCTGGGGTTCATCGCCGAGGTTGATGCAGGGCATGGACATGAGGATCATTCCCACTGCTGGGAGACCCAGGATCGAACCTGTGATCATCAGGGCACGAGTCGTCTGGATGTAGGCTATAGAaacacatatgaaacatatatGATATTACTGATTAACAGAGAGAAAGCTTTCCATCACAAGGTTAAGCTtgtgggtatttttttttttaaaaagctggaataaataaaaactgtgtTTAGAGAAAAGTGGTGGaaataatatactgtaaataaattgCATAATAAtcaggtgagaaaaaaaaagaataaacctAAACGTGTCTAAATGAATACAACCACAATGCTGTTGCAGGGATGCACAGAACAGTATCTACCTGGCAGGTCCAGGATCTGCGTTAGGGAGACGCAGTGGTAGAGTCCTGTGGAGATGACACAGTCCGCCCAGGGTCCCTTGGCTCCCAGCTCATCCATCTTCTTGCATGTGTTCAAACCGTATTTACACATAAGCACCCAGTCATTGGTGGCTGTCGCGATCACGATGCCCAGCCAGCCAAGGCAGCTGATGAGAAAGCCGCTCAGTTGAAGACACGAGTTCGCCATGGCGCAAACTGTGCGTAAAGACCACTTGTCCCGGGTTCAGAAACCGTTAAGAAAACTTCAAATTACAATTTGTGAGTGTTTAACAAAATCAACCTATCTAATCTAATTTTAGAACTGATATTCCATACAAGTTAATCCAGTGTTATGGTTTACTTTTCCCTCGCAATTCAGTAAGTCCATCAATTGAGCTGAGTTGCGCACTTCAAAAGAAGCATTCGCAGCATCATAGGTTTTATAGTGGAAAGTTCagtaagggaaaaaaaactactctAAAAGtgtcaaccaatcagaatcttagatacagacaaaaaaaagggagaaaacaaCACACCCAACTTGTATTATCTTTCCAAAAAGTTGGTTTGCACTGCCCCTTCGTTGCATCCAGTGATACAAAACAACCTGTGCAGTGTTGACTGACTGGGTAGCTGGCTGAGTTGAAAGCTGAGAAAATGTCAAACAGAAATCTGCTGCCATCTACTGGCCACATTGCACTTCCTACTATACGTGCATCTTACCTACAAAATACCTCATTTGGATACCCAAACAAGCACTCGTGGGTGGAGTGGTGAGAGTATTCGGCAGAGGTGGAAATCAAGAATTATATTTACTCTCGTTACTGTAACAAATTGGTGTTTTGcgtaaatgtacttttttgaGTGGccgatttaaaataaataaataataataatcagaaaTGAGTATCGTTTAAGTCGCCTATTTTTTTGCCTCATGTATTGTATGCCTACTTTGCTACATTTCAAGTCGCATCCGTTACagagtaaaaacaaaagtcacaTGAATGTAAATTAATGCATTTTCACTGATAAACTGTGAGAATGCTCTCTATAATATGTACGTCCATGGAATGGCCCAAAAGAAACAGCTGCCTGCGGGAGGGAAGAagctgctggtgtgtgtgtgtgtgtgtgtgtgtgtgtgtgtgtgtgtgtgtgtgtgtgtgtgtatgtatgtgtgtgtgtgcgtgcgtgcgtgcgtgtgtgtgtgtgtgtgtgtgtgtgtgtgtgtgtgtgtgtgtatcggccttaaaggtctcatggcatgaaaatgtcactttatcaggttttttaacattaatatgcgttcccccagcctgcctaacgtcccccagtggctaaaaatggtgataggtgtaaaccctgggtatcctgctctgtctttgagaaaatgaatgcGGCCGCAGGATGGCAGAGCTCAGCTGACACCCCGGAGTACATGTACGTTTCAAgagtttgtgaacagtttaaaaacaaacaaacaaaaaaagcacaaaaatgcAATTACATTAAGGATGAAATAATGATGGGCTATAGCTTTATTGTATTTTGGCATAGGTGAGAAAATCTAACGTGTATAATCACTGATTTAATTAATGCACGACTCGGGCGGCACGCTCAGTGACGCAAATCAAGCACACCCACAAAGTTGTGAACAACAGGTGTAAGCTGTATCTAAACTCTAAAATGCACAGTGGATCCCGCAGAGCTGACTTCTTAATGTGCGTGTTTCGTCAGTGAGATGTGTGGGAACTGTCTGTTTGGGATAATAATCCCTGATGGGACTGCAGAGCCTAATTTAGCTCAAAATGTTAGGGAACTGAGCATCGCAGTGACACATGAGAGGCTGAGGGGACTGGTTGTTAagctttgtgaatgaatgagaGAAGTTGAAGCTGGGACAGGTTGTGGAGGACTCCTGCGATGCATAACGCTCCAGACAAGTGAGTACAACAACACACATGGATGTAACTCAAACATTGTTGCACCCGCCGCGGTGTCTGTGGTTTATTCTTGgtcatgtgtgtatatttgtctgGGTTTTGTACTCTTTCTGTTTAATTCTTGGAAGGCTACGGTGAGGAAGttggttgtttatttctaattgCTACACCGTTTTATGCACAGGCTTCATGTGTTCTGTCATATACTATTTCTAGTTGTGCTTCTTCTGTTACTTTGCTGGTCCCTATATCAAAATGTTAGAACCATTGGCTCTGTACCTCCCAAAATACCAACAGAGGGCGACATAGCACAGCAGTGGCCTACCCAGTTGACATTCACGTGTTGTAGGGCAGAGTGTTTCCTTCCTCCTGTCCTTGCTGGATGGAGTTAAGTAAGTCCTCCATCACTCACATGATCAGTCCAGTGATGTGGCGGCAGCAGCATAGCAATCAGTCTGAGAGGAAGACCGAGACAGACGGTGAGACACTTCAGATGGTTCCACAAGgtcactgtctgtgtgtttggcccATTTCTTCCTTTCATGTTCGGCCCATTGTTCTTGTGTCCTGTTGTTTGTCTGCTCATAAGGTAATGTGTACACTGCCTGGTAAAAGTGTGACACAATTTTGATTAAATGTGATTGAGATCATGACATGCGTTGATTGAATATTTGAACGGGTAAAAGCATGTAATCTGGTTTTTCAGgtatgtttttctttgtcatgtggacaaaaacaaatctAGATGAGAATTGGATATGTATAAAGGCAATATTCATCTGAATGTATCCATCAGATATTTCAGATCATTGCAATTTGCTTGGAGTAACTGCAATTTTCCACTTCAGTAGTAGTGTATCCCAATAGTATTGCCTTACCTATCAAAATAGTGGGCTGCATAtccatcatatatatatatatatatatatatatatatatatatatatatatatatatatatatatatatatatcatcagcTCCAATGAGCAGGAAAGAAATTTAAGGAAAGCAAAAGACTACAATGTATCAGCGGCGAAAAgctgctgaaaaacaaaaattgcaatcagcagttgttttttttttttttttggtaatggCTTCTTGTTGAATACTGTACATGCTCCATAAATTCTGCAGCTGCATTATCAAATATGGCTTTAACTGTGGTTCAGTTGCAGGAGTTGCAATGAGTTCAATGtagttttgttatgttttaaaagagacaagttttttttttttttttttacttttttgacagAAGATGAGTTTTATTCAAGTCAGCTGCCTAGATGGAGAGCTGCAGGGACTTGATGGAGTTTAGGCAATTAGAAAGCTCTAACACACAATCTACAAGCCCCTGACGGGGCTCTGGTCGGCCCTCCAGCCCTTTTACCAGCCCCAACTGACACTCCAGAATGGATGATCATTATCTTGTCTTTTTGTGGTCATTGCCGACGGCTGCGCTTTTACTGAGGGTCGTGTCTACTGTTTATTCATGTATGCATGCGGCGTGTCTGTTAAGtgtcaacaaaataaaagacaaacacaaattcAGGCAAACAACTGTTGTATGTCAACTTGCTGTGGAGacactgtctgcatgtgtgtcacatCCAGGGTAAAAGTGGTGAGATACAAACACATTATAGATCATTGGGGTAAGTGGTTTGAGCCAGTCAGCCATGTAAATAGTCAGTGTTACACTTCATCTCTCCCACCATTACTCCGTATCTCATTcatatatctctctctttccttgcAACCTTTCTCACTCGCACACCTGATAGAGTTGTctgctcagacagacagacagacagacagacagacagacagatttgaGATACAGAATCAAAGACATTAAGGGAGCGAGATGGTGAGTGAATGAAGCTGTGTGCATGAGGGTGGGAAAGTGAAACGAATAGCGAGAGAGTCAAAAGACTGAGCATGGCATATCCCACTATGATTCCTAGAGCAGTTTGTCTGATACAGGGGGAATGAGGCGGCAAAGGAATGGGAATATTATGCTAATTGGGTGAGGATTGCAACAGTGACGCTGACATAGAGGGATGATGGGATTTTAGCCCTCCtggggagggaaagaggggaTGGCGCTGCAtctagactgtgtgtgtgtgggtggatggCGGCATCTAAACACAGCGTAAAGTTTAAAACCTTGTGGCGCGGGAGGGAGAGGAAACCCGGCAGGGTAACTCCTCTCCCTACCCTTCATGCTGTCAGTGCTGTCAGTCAGGCAATTGAAAGAGATGAGGAGCAATGACAGACTCTTTGTCacggcaaagcaagactagtgGTCCAGTTCAGAGGTGGGGGTGCAGTTGGAAGAGAATGAGTTATGAGCGGGGAGGTGAAGAGGAGCGATGATAAAGTGATTGGAGGGAGAAGGGGGTACCTTTTTAGGCCAGCCCACTGTGATGGAGTGGCATCCATACTGGATGAGTCATCACAGGCCTAGGGGTATGATGGGTACTTTTTCAAATAGTTGTCAAGTCACGTTCTGTGATTAACAGGAGGCAGACGCCCAGGAGAGGAGGATCCGTTTATGATACAGTGCAACGGTGACGTGACTCGAACTGATGAGGTTTCTGTCGCACGGTTGATTTGTTGAGAAAAACCAATATATTCACCACGTAATTCTGAAATACACATTCCATCATCTGGTCTGTAAAAGTTATCAAGCAGGTAGAATACTCTGTGTCTCATTCAGGGACACAACTCTCAAAAAAAGTGTACCTGCTAATTGCTATTTCTCATCATCATTCAATCAATTCAACTTGCAGGTTTCTGATTCTTTCTTTAGAGGCCATCTCTATTGGGCCTTTGTGTGTTTGGCGGGCATATAGTTCACCAAGAAATAGTCAGTTCTCAATACATTTTGTTGAAGTTCTGTCGAGTAAAACTGAAACCTGCATATTAGGGGAATTTTGGCATGGATTTTGCTGACATTTCTATATTTGAATGTGAGGCATTGTGacacaaaataaagtaaaagtctTAGTGAGGTGAAATGAAATCCTCTCTTAGCTCAGAGCTTCCACCAAATTTGAGTTGCTTGTTGGTGGAAATTATTTTATATCCCTAGCTATATGCCTGGTTTTAACATGCATCTGTGGCTGGAATTTGCATAGACATGATTTAAGATGGATTACACTTAGTATCTTCTTTTCTCTTGCAATATGCCTATGCATTGTTCACATCACTGCCAAAATGTTGCTATCTGAGCTGCCTACCACCTGTTTGCCCTGCGTTATGCACTTTCTGCTTGATTTTTGTATGTGACCTTTTGCATGACATTTTTAAGAAGAGGACAGTTTTTAGGTaccctgcatttttttttttttttttttcactttccaAACTGCGGGTCCAGCTCAGCCTGTTACTTTAAAACGGAGCTAATACGTAAAAGTTAACTTTACTTGAATGTCAGTGATCATGTTTAGCATTTAGGTTGTCAAACTGGGGATGTCACAATTTCGGAAACAAAAGCCTCCAGTAAAGCTCACAGCTAACTAGTGGCCGAAGGGCTGCTTTATGgtcccacacacacatctcttttGTTTCAGACAGCTCTGTAGATGCCAGAACAGACGAAGCGTGCTGCTGCAGTAAAAAGCCAAGTCGCAACTTGATTTGTGTCTAATCCTccagtgtgtctgcagtgtAGCAGCCATCACTCACCGCTAACTGTGTTAGCCATTAGTATCAATTAATCTCAACAAACGCTGTTGGCCATTACGCTCAATTCATCACCACAAGCTCTGCCAACTATATACCACACAGAACATAAGAGTCGCACAGCCCCGTCGCTCTGTGGGAGAAGATGAGAGATACGTGTGTCTTTCCCCATATGGctaagtgagagagagggagttaCAAGTAGAAACAGGAAAGCAGACAGAGGCAGGGGGGGGaagagtgaaaaaaataaaaatgtgatgcATAACTCATTCTGGTGCTCTGGGACGGAGGAGCGTAGCCTCTGTCAACACAGTAAATTTGCTCTCAGTATTTGTCATAATAGTTCATTAGTGCTGGGGAGAGATTTACATATGCAGCACGGGTGAGGAAAGTGGATTAGGAAAGGGGCATTTTGTTTGtactaaaacatatttttttccataaacatattttaaaactcCCCGACAGTTGGCACCTTACCACATACACTTATtttcaactctctctctctctctctctctctctctctctctctctctctctctctctctctctctctctctctctctctctcacaccagcattttttttttcaaactgctTAAATTAGCCTCCTCATCATTCTGCTCTTTATAATCCGCCTTCCCTCCGCCTTTCTCATCTGTTGTCACCAGGAATAGAATAATCTATTGCTCTTTACATGGTGGGCTGTGCATTATCTAATATAGGAGATGGGAATGTGTTGGGCagtgagacggagagagagagagaaagatggagagagggagatgcgTCAGGACTTGTATATCATCTTGATGAGGAGCTCTGCCGTACTGGACTGGAGTTTAATTTGGGCTGTATATGGACTAAGTCTACTGATATAAAAAGATTGATATCCACctccgtgtgtgtatgtgtttaacaCAGAGCGGGAGTCAGGAACGTCACAATGGAGATGAGGGAAACACCTAGTCTGGCtctgttgaaaataaaatatgtaaatgcCTATATACCCACAGCTCTAAAGCTTATTTGCCACACACCTTTCATccaaacacactgcccacataAAGATGGCACAGAGCTGGGTTGAAATCAGCAAAGTATGCCTTTAAGCCATACAGAAATAGAAATACAGAAACAACAATTTTAGGTGATTtcaggaacttttttttttaacttttgtgtAGCATCTCAGGCTTGAACACAGGTTGACAGGTACGGTGAGTACAAGTGTCATTGTAGTCTCTGTACAAGCATGATGATACCAAACCTGGCAACTTTACTGTGACAACAAAACTTTGAGAAGCTCTGCAGCCATGGCACACATCTGTTGTTCGCCAAGAAATAGTTCCAGAACATAACTTCTTCAAAAACCTCAAATTATCTATATATTGTCTATCTGAAGGCTAAATAAATGAGATGCACTTTGGGCAGAGCCAGGTTAGCTGCTCCCTTTGCCTTCTATAAGCTAGGCTAGGATTAACACGGACTCCAGCTCCTTGCATACACATCTCAGcacagaaagcaaataagttcAGGACTATCTcctgttttaacttttttttttaaagctgcactaaaaaaaaagggtgaagTGATTATATAATGTGAAAGCTGATCCTACAAAGAGTTATCATTCAGCTCTGTCAGCTCTATGAAGTGTTTCAGCGTCTTTCAGCTCAGTGCTTTGGTTTTATGGCCTGCAACTTTACCTCGTTGGTTCTCTCTCACTGCTATCATCAGTCTCATTTTCAGTTGTAGCAAAATAAAGCCACTGAATACTACTTGCCCTGTACCAAAGATAACCGACAAAGACATATGACTTTTACAGGATTTAGTGTCAAATATTATATTTAGTCAAATATTTCCCTCAgtagttggtggagaccaaaacagagctaagaGGCATTAGCCAAATGTGTGCTATTGTCACTgcatgtctgctggatgtgtaaaaaataaataaataataataataataataataataataataataataataataataataataataaaaataataagtttatttgatattGCACCTTTTAcaaacaaagtcacaaagtgcttcacaagataagcatttgtaaaaatacagtacaatccAACAGATAATAAacaaggggaaaaaagaaaatattttcgGAATGACCGTCGAAAATTATTTCAACGATTTAAAACCGAAAACCCATAGTTTACAAACCATACAGTACAAgccaacagaaaataaacaagggaaaaaagaaaataattcttGAATGACCAATGAAAATCACTCAAACGATTTAAAACCTATAAAACCCACAGTTTACAGTTTAAGAGTCAAAAGCGAATTTAAACAAATGTGTCTTCAGCTATAAATATGCAGATGTTTGCCAAGCAGTTCACCATATCActttgtcagtgttgtgtttacagtttaTTCCCTGGCCCCCAAGTGGCAAAAGACACAATTAATACCGCtttgaagacagacagacagacagacagacagacagacagacagacagacagacagacagacaggctgacagaCAGATTCCTTGGTCATTCAGGCACTTAAAACAGCTGTGCATGGTCTGTGGGAATCAACTGGCTTTTGCTGCCTTTTAAGACACTTCTTAGAATGAGTGCTGACACATTGGCACGAGTGCTGATCCGCTCCAGGATCGCCTCCATAGGtgaatttcattatttatttttcagatgAGATTAACAATAATGGACGGGGGTCAATGACCCAAGAAGATCATTACTTATCCACTGACTCAAGCACCGGCCTATACCTTGCTTTTCCTCAATTACCTGCTGACAGACAGCCGCGTGGAAACGGGGTCATGCCAAAGCCCCAGCCTCCCCAACGTATATTAGGCTAAATCTCCTTCCTCTCCCCCCGCTACCCCACTCTGGGACTCTCCAGGGAACGTGGAAGAGATTGAGTGCTCCATTGTTTCTGCTAATGCGGGTTTAGCTACCCGTCAAAGAGGCAGTTCGAAGCCGCTTCATTCTTAACCACCGGCTTGTCTCTCACGGTTTCCGTGTGCACTCATATATGTATCATATACATCTCTGCGTGGACACGTGCAGCTGTTGTTAAAGTACTCTGTAATATGTATTTCACAGCCCACCTTCTTATCAATGCTTTCTCATGGTGGTTTTCTATATGTTCATATGCCTCTTTTATCCTGCTTCCATGCTTAAAATCttgcatttattgttttttctctTACTCCCATCCCCATTCCATATGTATATGCTTAACCatacaaattaatttaaatgtatttacccCCTATCTGCCTTTGCGCCCTAACTGCCAACCCCACTTCTCctcttaaagtgtgtgtgtgtgtgtgtgtgtgtgtgtgtgtgtgtgtgtgtgtgtgtgtgtgtgatccccacaggcttgtgtgtgtttgccacgTGTGCATCTGCCCCCTCCTCTTCCCCTGTCAGTGGTGGGTTCAGTGATGCCCAGCATACTCATCCTAAATCTGTGTGACCTTGCCAGTCAGCTAGTCTGGCATGGCATCTATTACACCTGCCCATTTATGCTgtttgtctgcgtgtgtgtgtgtgtgcatacagttTGCGCATGTGTGGATGAATTTTCCCCCCTTCCTACTGTATTGTATGTGTAGCTTCAAATGTAACCGGCAATGAAGACCCCATTTTGTCCCCCAAGATCAGCTGATTAACATCTGATTGGGCCTttaatcctaatgacttttTCAACCACACGCTTTAAGATCAGACTGGCTTTGTCACCCAGTTCCAGCCAATAAAACATGCTCCCTTCAGGTCCGTCCCAAAGTGACTGCGATGACTACATAAAgtcacatttaaatgtattttgaatttggaaaGTTGCCACTTCAGATTGCAAGACAAGCTGGGATATCCAGGCGGCTCCTTTTCCCATAACTATAATCAAAATTGTGCTGAAGCATTTATCAGGTGTGTATTCCCTGAACATGTTCATCAAAAGCAGGAGCAGCAGCTTATAACTCTAATTGTTCTTGAAAATGCCTagatgtgaatgtttttatcTAGATATGGAAAGGTGAATCAGAGTGTTTCTGTAGTAAAAGCACTGAGCAAACCTTCCCTGGATAAATGGagattagacacacacacacacacacacacacacacacacacacacacacacacacacacacacacacacacacacacacacacacacacacacacacacacacacacacacacacacacacacacacacacacacacagagtttccAGCCAGGTCTTAACGTGAAATAGTCCAGGCACAAAGGTGAATACCAAACAATGCAGCAAGGAGCTGCTGTACTGTAATTTCAGGACAGGCCTGAGTAATTCAGTGAAAGGAAATCCTGATCTAGCATCTCATCAATCACTTCTGTGCGAACAGCAGCACCGCTATGTGTTTTGTTCTCATTCTGTTCACTTCTGTTCACGTCTTGTCTCCTGTGGAGGGACATTGAGCCTAATTCATTTCTCTAAATAAGCTATCTGGCTCCGAGCCGTTCAGTGGATAACCAGAGCAGCGTCTTCATCATCTTAATATCAAAATGGCCCGCGTCCCCATCCCTCTGCCCCTCATCTGCTCTAGCTGGCACACCCCATGGCCGTTTGTCATGCAAACAGCGTCTCATATGAGAGTGGGGTTGACATCAGTCCACCAGAAAAGACGGATGACACGTTTCCCTACACCTTTACATGATGGCCGAGTCTTGTCCGTCCAAACTACTGCAGAGAAGAGCAATGAATGAAAACCCAGTGGCTCAAGACTGGAAAAGAGTATTGGCTCTGATTTctttatttcctctttttcaCTGTACTTCAGCTAGCTGCcaccttccttcctctctttatCTTTGGTCTCTGTAATGGATTATGCAGACCAAGCACAACCAGGTCACTGTTGGCTCAAGAGTCATTAGATATAGATGCTGGATGTGTTCTTGGATAAGACATTGCAGTTTGTATTTAATCATTGTCTTGTCCTGAAAAAGTGTAAACTTGAAATTACAATTCAAAAATTGCACACTGAACTTTAGTGGCTGGGCATTTTAAAAACGGATGTCTTTATCAATTTACAGGCTAGTCAAAAACTACGCATCCATACTTTTGAGGTTCTGCAGCATCTTGGTTGCTTCCCCTGTTTTACAGATGTGACTCATTCATGCAGCCTATCAGTGCACTTTTAAAAACTTACCTCATTCAATACTGTAAGGTAAATAATCAACTTGTTAGTAATTATAAATTACtcaaaatgtatgtaaattaaAGTTTACTCTTTTTCTACCTCTTATGTGATTTAAATAGGTGGACTGttatataattataatgttGACTGTTCTAACAAAATGAGTTTCTATATAAAGAACTGAAATGGTGCAGGACCAAGAGCAAAAAAAGTGGAAGCCTGAATCAATTTA
It contains:
- the cldn11a gene encoding claudin-11a, with the translated sequence MANSCLQLSGFLISCLGWLGIVIATATNDWVLMCKYGLNTCKKMDELGAKGPWADCVISTGLYHCVSLTQILDLPAYIQTTRALMITGSILGLPAVGMILMSMPCINLGDEPQGSKNKRTILGGVLILIVATCGMVSTVWFPIGAHQEHGLMSFGFSLYTGWVGTIFSLLGGCILTCCSSESSSSSRSYQDNNRFYYSKQGGGNPPAPPSTNHAKSAHV